A stretch of DNA from Campylobacter gracilis:
TACCTGCACTCAAACGGTCGCGTAGGTGTAATCATCGCAGCAGCTTGCGACAGCGAGCGAACTGCGGAGGGTGCGAAGGATCTTATAAAAAATCTCTGCATGCATGCAGCCGCGATGAAACCTCAGGTTATCAGCTATAAAGAGCTTGACCCCGATTTTATCGAGAAGGAATTTTTGGCTCTTAAAGGCGAGTTTGAGAAGGAAAATGAGGAGTTTGTGCGTTTAGGTAAGCCCCTTCATAAGATCCCGCAGTTCGGCTCGCGCGCGCATATAAGCGATGAAATTTTAGCCAAAGAGATCGAAGCTCTAAAAGACGAGCTTCGCAAACAAAATAAGCCTGAAAAAATTTGGGATAAAATTTTGCCGGGTCAGATCGATCGCTTCATCGCCGATAATACCCAGATCGATCAGCGCCTCACGCTGCTAGGGCAATTTTACGTAATGGACGATAAGAAAACCGTCGAGCAGGTGATTGACGAAGAAGCTAAAAAACTAGGCGGCAAGATCGAGATCGTAAAATACGTCCGCTTCGAAGTGGGCGAAGGCCTAGAGAAAAAAAGCGAAGACTTCGCAGCCGAAGTAGCGGCTCAAATCGGCTAAATATGGAACTTCTAAAGGGCGTAAATCTTACTCACGCGTATGATTATTCGCTCTTTGAAAATGTAAGCTTAAGCGTCCAAGAGAGCGAGAGCATCGCTATTTTGGGCGTTAGCGGCTGCGGCAAATCGACCTTGCTTCATATTTTATGCACGCTTTTAAAGCCGAACTCGGGCGAGGTGATCTACGG
This window harbors:
- the tsf gene encoding translation elongation factor Ts; its protein translation is MEISAQMVKELRESTGAGMMDCKKALVETDGDMDKAVDLLREKGLGKAAKKADRLASEGLVSVEVGADHKIATISEINSETDFVAKNQNFINLVKNTTLHIQSKGISSIDELNSSIIDGVKFDEHLKSQIATIGENLVVRRFETIKAGANGVVNGYLHSNGRVGVIIAAACDSERTAEGAKDLIKNLCMHAAAMKPQVISYKELDPDFIEKEFLALKGEFEKENEEFVRLGKPLHKIPQFGSRAHISDEILAKEIEALKDELRKQNKPEKIWDKILPGQIDRFIADNTQIDQRLTLLGQFYVMDDKKTVEQVIDEEAKKLGGKIEIVKYVRFEVGEGLEKKSEDFAAEVAAQIG